The genomic stretch GTGAAGTCAGCCGACACCTTCGTGCGGCCGATCTACGCAGGCAACGCGCTGGCCACCGTGAAGTCGAGCGACGCCATCAAGGTGGTGACGATCCGCAGCACGGCCTTCGAGGCGGTCGCGGCCGAGGGCGGCCAGGCGGAGACCGCCGCCGTCGCCGGCACCGGCGATCTCGGCCTGTCCAGCTTCCTGGGACAGGAGCTTACCGAGTCGGAGCGGCCCGAGCTGACCAGCGCCAAGATCATCGTGTCCGGCGGCCGCGGCATGCAGAGCGGCGAGAACTTCGCCATGCTGGAGCGGATCGCCGACAAGCTGGGGGCGGCGGTCGGCGCGTCGCGCGCCGCGGTCGACGCCGGCTATGTGCCCAACGACTACCAGGTCGGCCAGACCGGCAAGGTGGTGGCGCCCGACCTCTACATCGCGGTCGGCATCTCAGGCGCCATCCAGCACCTGGCCGGCATGAAGGACTCGAAGATCATCGTGGCGATCAACAAGGACGAGGACGCGCCGATCTTCCAGGTCGCCGACTACGGCCTGGTGGCCGACCTCTTCAAGGCGGTGCCCGAGCTCGAAGAGGCGCTGAGCTGAGCAGAGCGCGGCTGCGCGCGAGACGGGACCGGAACAAACGGCGGGCAACGGACAGCTCATGTCAGAACAGAAAACAGCCGAGGTCGATATCAGCAACATGAAACAGATCGGCGTCATCGGCGCCGGTCAGATGGGCAACGGCATCGCGCACGTCTGCGCGCTCGCCGGCTACGACGTCCTGCTCTGCGACCTGAGCGAGGAGCGCCTTCAGGCCGCTCGGGTCTCGATCGAGAAGAACATGTCCCGCCAGGTCAGCCGGGAACAGATCACGGAAGCCGACAAGGACGGCGCCCTGAAACGCATCGCCACGGCGACCAGCCTCGCGGACTGCAAGGACGCCGACGCGGTCATCGAGTCGGTGACGGAGGTCGAGGAGGTCAAGAAGAAGATCTTCCAGGAACTCTGCCCGATCCTGAAGCCCGAGGCGGTGATCTGCTCCAACACCTCCTCGATCTCGATCACCCGCCTCGCTTCCAGCACGGACCGCCCCGGCCAGTTCATGGGCATGCACTTCATGAACCCGGTTCCCCTAA from Kiloniellales bacterium encodes the following:
- a CDS encoding 3-hydroxybutyryl-CoA dehydrogenase; the encoded protein is MSNMKQIGVIGAGQMGNGIAHVCALAGYDVLLCDLSEERLQAARVSIEKNMSRQVSREQITEADKDGALKRIATATSLADCKDADAVIESVTEVEEVKKKIFQELCPILKPEAVICSNTSSISITRLASSTDRPGQFMGMHFMNPVPLMKLVELIRGIATEEETFKKIKALTLTLGKTPALAEDFPAFIVNRILLPMINEAVYTLYEGVGSVTAIDTSMKLGARHPMGPLELADFIGLDTCLAVMHVLYEGLADSKYRPCPLLVKYVEAGWLGRKAGRGFYDYSGDEPVPTR
- a CDS encoding FAD-binding protein; translation: MSVLVVGEHDNAELKPATLNTVAAAAEIAGGEPIHMLIAGKGCAAVVEAAAAVAGVAKVLVAEADEYEHQLAENVAPLVAQLAKDYGHLLAPATTTGKNLMPRVAALLDVQQISDISEVKSADTFVRPIYAGNALATVKSSDAIKVVTIRSTAFEAVAAEGGQAETAAVAGTGDLGLSSFLGQELTESERPELTSAKIIVSGGRGMQSGENFAMLERIADKLGAAVGASRAAVDAGYVPNDYQVGQTGKVVAPDLYIAVGISGAIQHLAGMKDSKIIVAINKDEDAPIFQVADYGLVADLFKAVPELEEALS